From a region of the Paenibacillus lutimineralis genome:
- a CDS encoding maltose ABC transporter substrate-binding protein, with protein sequence MRLKQKAKLRQWVMGLVSVVLVLSLSACGGSNGGNSSPNSSQPSNTSDTPPASTENEEEYLPEPGAKLTVWESQEQVEYMEKIAAEFEKQYGVPVKLEVVAGGDQGTRLATDGPSKLAADVLTMPHDQIAQAVKAGLLLPNDLFEDETRAVMEDSAIKAVSYDGVLYGYPKSVETYAMYYNKDIFPEAPKTWDEIISFAETYTDTKQNKYAIMWEFVGYYTYPFVSTLGGYFFGNDNTDLTDIGLNNEGAVQGFELLKSLKKILPMNAGDVSYDVKTQLFQEGKLALNIDGPWSIAAFKDKVNFGVAPLPAMSNGEVSHSFSGVKAYFVNSYTEYPIASRLFSNFAANKENQLLNYQMTGAIPANKEAGEDPTIKNDPIISGFFEQFSHSTPMPTIGEINAVWDPLQAAFRTIWDDPKADVKTTLDTMVDTIKTSISSK encoded by the coding sequence GTGAGGTTGAAACAAAAAGCGAAGTTGCGACAATGGGTTATGGGTCTGGTTAGTGTAGTGTTGGTTCTTAGTCTATCGGCATGCGGGGGCAGCAACGGAGGCAATTCAAGCCCGAACAGTTCACAACCATCTAACACATCGGATACGCCTCCGGCTTCTACCGAGAACGAAGAAGAGTATCTACCGGAACCTGGAGCCAAGTTGACGGTATGGGAATCTCAAGAGCAAGTGGAGTATATGGAGAAAATCGCGGCCGAATTCGAAAAGCAGTATGGAGTGCCGGTCAAGCTGGAAGTCGTTGCCGGCGGGGATCAGGGCACCCGTCTAGCAACTGACGGACCATCGAAGCTTGCTGCAGACGTCCTTACAATGCCTCATGATCAGATCGCCCAAGCGGTTAAAGCAGGGCTTCTGCTGCCTAACGATTTGTTCGAGGATGAGACACGCGCTGTCATGGAGGATTCCGCAATCAAAGCAGTATCTTATGATGGAGTTCTGTACGGCTATCCAAAATCGGTTGAGACGTACGCCATGTACTATAACAAAGACATCTTCCCTGAAGCTCCGAAAACTTGGGACGAAATTATAAGCTTCGCGGAGACTTACACGGATACCAAGCAAAATAAATACGCCATTATGTGGGAGTTCGTTGGGTATTATACCTATCCATTCGTTAGCACGCTCGGAGGCTACTTCTTCGGTAATGATAACACCGATCTGACCGATATCGGTTTGAATAACGAAGGAGCAGTTCAAGGTTTCGAGCTGCTGAAGAGTCTTAAAAAAATTCTCCCTATGAACGCGGGAGACGTGTCCTATGACGTGAAGACGCAGTTGTTCCAGGAAGGCAAGTTGGCTTTGAATATCGACGGTCCATGGTCGATAGCGGCATTCAAAGACAAAGTCAACTTCGGAGTGGCTCCCTTGCCAGCGATGTCGAACGGCGAAGTATCTCACTCATTCTCTGGCGTAAAAGCTTACTTTGTTAACTCTTACACCGAATATCCGATTGCTTCTCGCCTTTTCTCCAACTTTGCGGCTAATAAGGAGAACCAGCTGTTGAACTATCAGATGACGGGAGCCATTCCAGCGAACAAGGAAGCAGGAGAGGACCCGACAATTAAGAATGATCCGATAATCAGTGGGTTCTTTGAGCAGTTCTCTCACTCCACGCCGATGCCGACTATCGGGGAGATTAATGCGGTATGGGATCCGCTTCAAGCGGCGTTTAGAACAATCTGGGACGATCCAAAGGCGGACGTCAAGACCACACTGGATACGATGGTCGATACAATTAAGACGAGTATTTCATCCAAATAG
- a CDS encoding alpha-glycosidase — MIELEAIYHRSGLNWSYAYNESTVHIRLRTKRGNVAQAQLECGDKYNWDKYNESIAMEQFASDGLFDYWQAVISPRFRRVVYYFALYGEAGETVYFLEKGFFDTPPTILYEGLFDFPYLSPEDVHSPPEWVKEAVFYQIFPERFAKGDPSIDPEGVLEWGDVPSPTNFFGGDLQGVLDNLDYLVELGINAIYFNPLFSATTNHKYDTKDYMLVDPQFGTNEKLKELVNACHNRGIRVLLDGVFNHCGHTFPPFVDVQQNGPASRYADWFHIRDWPLKEEDGIPNYATFGFEPIMPKLNTGNEKVKAYLLEVGRYWIGELGLDGWRLDVANEVDRQFWREFRREIKRANPDAYLLGEIMHDAMPWLQGDQFDAVMNYPFTNIVLDFFARRCADANQFAQRINTQLASFPQQVTEAAFNLLGSHDTVRLLTLCGGNKRLMKLAVLFQLTFLGAPCIYYGDEIGLDGEHDPYNRKCMEWDPGKQDRELLGFFRRLIAMRKAHPALRGSGLRFLTVTGHPQLLAYERRDEQDRFLLLLNNNETECSVTLQSSGMNRMWLDACSDADVQRDEGTMQVVLPDFGYAILHISADTGSDAILLSAR; from the coding sequence ATGATTGAACTGGAAGCGATATATCATCGCAGCGGACTGAATTGGTCCTATGCCTATAACGAATCGACAGTGCACATCCGTCTGCGCACGAAGCGCGGCAATGTGGCCCAGGCGCAGCTCGAGTGTGGTGACAAATACAACTGGGATAAATATAACGAATCCATTGCCATGGAACAGTTCGCTTCAGACGGCCTATTCGATTACTGGCAAGCCGTTATATCACCACGGTTTCGGCGGGTCGTCTATTATTTTGCCCTCTATGGGGAAGCGGGAGAGACCGTCTATTTTCTGGAGAAGGGATTCTTTGATACGCCTCCAACGATTCTTTATGAGGGGCTGTTCGATTTCCCTTATCTGAGCCCTGAGGATGTTCACTCCCCGCCAGAATGGGTCAAGGAAGCGGTCTTCTACCAGATCTTCCCCGAGCGATTCGCCAAGGGCGACCCATCCATCGACCCGGAAGGGGTGCTAGAATGGGGCGATGTGCCAAGCCCAACCAATTTTTTTGGCGGCGATTTGCAAGGCGTGCTTGATAATCTGGATTATCTTGTTGAGTTGGGAATCAACGCGATCTATTTCAATCCGTTGTTCTCCGCGACCACTAATCACAAGTACGACACGAAAGATTATATGCTTGTCGATCCACAATTCGGCACGAATGAGAAGCTGAAGGAACTGGTTAACGCCTGTCATAACCGGGGGATTCGGGTACTGTTGGACGGCGTCTTCAACCATTGCGGGCACACGTTTCCGCCCTTTGTTGATGTTCAGCAGAACGGACCCGCATCCCGCTATGCCGACTGGTTCCATATCAGGGATTGGCCGCTCAAGGAGGAGGACGGCATTCCGAACTATGCCACCTTCGGCTTCGAACCGATCATGCCGAAGCTGAACACAGGCAATGAGAAGGTCAAGGCCTATCTACTGGAGGTCGGGCGGTATTGGATCGGCGAGTTAGGGCTGGACGGCTGGCGTCTCGACGTGGCCAACGAGGTGGACCGCCAGTTCTGGCGTGAGTTCCGTCGCGAGATCAAGAGGGCGAACCCGGACGCCTACCTTCTCGGAGAAATTATGCATGATGCGATGCCGTGGCTTCAGGGTGATCAGTTTGATGCTGTGATGAATTACCCGTTCACCAACATCGTGCTTGATTTCTTCGCCAGAAGATGTGCCGACGCCAATCAGTTTGCCCAACGTATAAACACCCAGTTGGCCAGCTTCCCTCAGCAAGTTACCGAGGCGGCGTTTAACCTACTAGGCAGCCACGATACCGTCAGGCTATTGACGCTATGCGGCGGCAATAAGCGGCTAATGAAACTGGCAGTACTGTTCCAACTGACCTTTCTAGGAGCTCCCTGCATCTACTACGGGGATGAGATCGGCCTCGACGGAGAGCATGATCCCTACAACCGTAAATGCATGGAGTGGGACCCCGGTAAGCAGGATCGAGAGCTGCTGGGCTTCTTCCGCCGCCTTATCGCCATGCGCAAAGCTCACCCTGCATTACGCGGTAGCGGCCTACGCTTTCTGACAGTCACCGGGCACCCTCAGTTGCTCGCTTACGAACGACGCGACGAACAGGACCGCTTTCTGCTGCTCCTGAACAATAACGAGACCGAATGCTCCGTCACCCTGCAGAGCAGCGGGATGAACAGAATGTGGCTGGATGCCTGCAGCGATGCCGATGTCCAGAGAGACGAGGGGACGATGCAAGTGGTACTCCCTGACTTTGGATACGCCATCCTGCATATTTCTGCTGATACTGGCAGCGACGCAATCCTTCTATCCGCTCGTTAG
- a CDS encoding alpha-amylase family glycosyl hydrolase, producing MKRMIKKSIITLLASTCLFTAWLAPSFAVPTANAAPDTSVLNKQGFSTDVMYQIVTDRFADGDPSNNPSGAAFSPGCTNLKLYCGGDWQGIIDKITDGYFAGMGISALWISQPVENIYSIIDYSGVNNTAYHGYWARDFKRTNPAFGSMSDFQELIDTAHAHNIKIIIDFAPNHTSPASETQPSFAENGRLYDNGSLIAGYTGDTNGIFHHNQGTDFSSLEDGIYRNLYDLADINHHNNKTDVYFKEAIKLWLDMGIDGIRVDAVKHMPEGWQKNWVAYISGYKPVFTFGEWFLGVGENDPSNVSFANESGMSLLDFRFGQKVRQVFRDNTDNMYGLNSILAGTAADYTHIQDQVTFIDNHDMDRFKLGNNNRRLEQALAFTLTSRGVPAIYYGTEQYMAGNGDPANRAFMSSFSTATTAYKVIGKLAPLRKSNPAIAYGNTQERWINNDVYVYERKFGSSTTLVAINRSETAAASITGLQTSLPAGTYADMLGGLLDGNGITVGTTGSVTAFNLPAGAAAVWQFTADETAPIIGNIGPDLGTAGTKLTIDGRGFGDTKGTVYFGTTAVSGSQIIQWEDSQIQVIVPAATPGTHNVKVRSASSVESNSYKSFNLLTGNQVSVRFIVNHASTVYGENVYLTGNTAELGNWDPNKAIGPLFNQIIAAYPSWYYDVSVPVGTELQFKFIKKNGNAVTWEGGANHSYITPASGVGTVVVDWQP from the coding sequence ATGAAACGGATGATTAAAAAATCAATTATCACACTGCTTGCTTCCACCTGTCTCTTTACAGCATGGCTCGCTCCGTCTTTTGCTGTTCCTACGGCAAACGCCGCTCCCGATACATCGGTTCTGAACAAGCAAGGGTTCTCCACCGATGTCATGTATCAGATCGTTACCGACCGCTTCGCGGACGGAGATCCTTCCAACAATCCGTCCGGTGCGGCATTTTCTCCGGGCTGCACGAATCTTAAGCTATACTGCGGCGGAGACTGGCAGGGAATCATCGATAAAATCACCGACGGCTATTTTGCGGGAATGGGCATCAGCGCGCTGTGGATCTCCCAGCCTGTAGAAAATATATACAGCATCATCGACTACTCCGGCGTAAACAACACGGCTTACCATGGCTATTGGGCTCGCGATTTCAAACGGACAAATCCGGCGTTTGGCAGCATGAGCGATTTTCAGGAACTGATCGACACCGCTCATGCCCATAATATTAAAATTATTATCGATTTTGCGCCGAATCACACTTCACCGGCTTCCGAGACGCAGCCCTCCTTCGCCGAAAACGGGCGGCTGTACGATAATGGCAGCCTGATCGCCGGTTACACTGGGGATACGAACGGAATTTTCCATCATAATCAGGGAACGGATTTTTCATCGCTAGAAGATGGCATTTATCGTAATCTGTATGATTTGGCTGACATCAATCACCACAACAACAAAACAGACGTCTACTTCAAGGAGGCCATCAAGCTTTGGCTGGATATGGGCATCGACGGCATCCGCGTAGATGCGGTAAAGCATATGCCGGAAGGCTGGCAGAAGAACTGGGTAGCTTACATTTCGGGATATAAGCCGGTGTTTACCTTCGGCGAATGGTTCCTCGGAGTCGGCGAGAATGATCCGAGCAACGTCAGCTTCGCCAATGAATCGGGCATGAGTCTGCTGGATTTTCGATTCGGGCAAAAGGTACGCCAGGTATTCCGCGACAACACTGACAATATGTACGGCTTGAACAGCATACTTGCAGGAACCGCAGCCGATTACACGCATATTCAAGACCAGGTCACATTCATTGACAATCATGATATGGACCGCTTCAAGCTCGGTAACAATAACCGCCGCCTGGAGCAGGCACTGGCCTTTACGCTTACCTCGCGCGGTGTTCCGGCTATTTATTACGGTACGGAGCAATACATGGCGGGCAACGGTGATCCGGCAAACCGCGCCTTCATGAGCAGCTTCTCGACGGCTACCACAGCCTATAAAGTCATCGGCAAGCTGGCGCCGCTTCGCAAGTCCAATCCGGCTATTGCTTACGGCAATACCCAGGAGCGCTGGATCAATAACGATGTTTATGTTTACGAGCGGAAATTCGGCAGCAGCACCACGCTGGTTGCCATTAACCGCAGTGAGACTGCCGCCGCATCGATTACCGGCCTACAGACATCACTCCCTGCCGGCACCTACGCGGATATGCTGGGAGGATTGCTCGATGGCAACGGCATAACGGTCGGCACTACGGGCTCCGTAACGGCCTTCAACCTGCCGGCCGGAGCCGCTGCCGTATGGCAATTTACCGCTGACGAGACGGCTCCGATCATCGGCAATATCGGACCCGATCTGGGGACAGCCGGCACGAAACTGACGATCGATGGGCGGGGCTTTGGCGATACCAAAGGAACCGTCTACTTCGGTACAACGGCGGTCTCTGGAAGCCAGATCATTCAGTGGGAGGATTCCCAGATTCAAGTGATCGTTCCGGCGGCTACACCCGGCACGCATAACGTGAAGGTTCGTAGCGCCTCCTCCGTAGAGAGCAACAGCTATAAAAGCTTCAACTTGCTGACGGGGAATCAGGTGTCGGTCCGCTTCATCGTGAACCATGCCAGCACCGTATACGGCGAGAATGTCTATCTGACAGGCAATACTGCCGAGCTCGGCAACTGGGACCCGAACAAGGCGATCGGCCCGTTATTCAATCAGATCATAGCCGCCTACCCGTCCTGGTACTATGATGTCAGTGTGCCTGTCGGAACGGAGCTGCAATTCAAATTCATCAAAAAGAACGGTAATGCTGTCACCTGGGAAGGCGGAGCCAATCACAGTTATATAACACCAGCCAGCGGTGTCGGCACTGTTGTAGTCGACTGGCAGCCGTAA